In the Helianthus annuus cultivar XRQ/B chromosome 11, HanXRQr2.0-SUNRISE, whole genome shotgun sequence genome, one interval contains:
- the LOC110889017 gene encoding extensin-like has product MSTRGGIRIGTPPHSGSSRYSPLHEEPEMGESSHPVSEVTSAPIAPPPPQDFGNPIPAYASAAAFNPFEPTFPPAFGYLSHGYQQPQPPQPPQYPPPPQAPMMSPPQVQEILQGINDVRRALRHEMREDRRHNRGMFKKMVDLIKGKGKKDY; this is encoded by the exons atgtccacacgaggagggatacgcatcggcacccctccacattcgGGTAGCAGCCGATACTCGCCCCTTCATGAGGagccagagatgggagaatcttcgcatcccgtctcagaagtTACTTCTGCGCCTatcgcgccaccaccaccacaggattTTGGGAACCCAATCCCCGCTTATGCTAGCGCGGCCGCATTTAATCCCTTtgagccgacttttcccccag cttttggataCTTATCgcatggataccagcagccgcagcctcctcaaccaccgcagTATCCGCCACCGCCAcaggcgccgatgatgtcgccaccgcaagttcaagaaatccttcaGGGGATAAACGATGTGCGACGTGCATTGCGACATGAAATGCGGGAAGATCGCCGACATAACCGcggaatgtttaagaagatggttgatTTGATCAAGGGGAAAggcaagaaggattattaa